The segment AATGTCTTAATGCTAAATCTTTAATTTCATGTTTGTTTAACTTTTTGTCCTTCCCTAAAAGCAAATTTCTATATACAAGAGGCATTTCAACATTTTCTATAACATTATAGTCCGTAATTAAAGAAAAGTTTTGAAATATAAACCCTATCTTCATATTTCTTGTTATTGCTAACTCTGTATCATTATAATTTGTGATATCCTTACCATCAAGTAAATATCTCCCACCAGTACATTTGTCTAAACATCCAATCAAATTTAATAATGTTGATTTCCCAGATCCTGATGTACCTAAAACAGCAATCATTTCACCTTTCTCTACGTTAAAGTTAATCTTATTTAAAGCATGTACAACTTCCTCTTTACATCCATATTCTTTTATAATATCTATTAGTTGTATGTAACTCAAATTTAATTCCCCCTTATTATATCAACGATATTTTTCTTCAATATGTAATATTTGTATATTAAAAATGTTATAAAAACTAACGTAAAAGAGATAATAAAAGAAGGTATAATAGATTTTATAATTAACAAGGGTTTCAACTCTATTTTCATTATGCTATTTACAACAATTATAATAAGTATAGATATAAGATTAGCTATAATTAATGACAAAGATATTTCACCACATACTAATCTTGATAATTCTTTACTTGTGGATCCTAATGCGAACCTAATTCCGTATTCTCTTCTTCTAAAAGTAATATAACTTATTAATATACCTATAAATCCTATAAAGGATAAAATACATAATAAAGAAGAAAATATTAGTGTCATAACAATAGAAGGTTTACTTACCCTATATATTTGAGATATAAATTCGTTAACTTCAATATAATCAAGAATTGTACCTTTGTAACTTATGTTTGAAAAATAAGTTATAAATTTATTTAAATCCTTGGTTTCTTTTGTTGAAACAATTGTATAACTAGATTTCATTCTAAAATCAATAATTTCATCATAAAAATACTGTTTATCAAATGGTATGATAATAGAATTTTTTAAATAAGTAA is part of the Clostridium botulinum genome and harbors:
- a CDS encoding ABC transporter ATP-binding protein, which encodes MSYIQLIDIIKEYGCKEEVVHALNKINFNVEKGEMIAVLGTSGSGKSTLLNLIGCLDKCTGGRYLLDGKDITNYNDTELAITRNMKIGFIFQNFSLITDYNVIENVEMPLVYRNLLLGKDKKLNKHEIKDLALRHLKEVGMDGYANKKISKLSGGQQQRVAIARALVNTPDIILADEPTGSLDKSNSLNIINILKSINKTINTTIIVVTHDEQIAKFCDRIIRMEDGVIINSTKM
- a CDS encoding FtsX-like permease family protein translates to MFRLRLLIKSITKQGIKFKLVFFQLIIVFISLNFAFSLINRNSEIKNNISKLVNKDKSALLTISVNSQNSNALNSVNKIYEEISNNETVDDIGSYCISETRVNQRKINTIFLNKGAVNLYNMDIHKGSNKIFTYPKCQDEIPIIISNDLSKKWDIGDIINIELQQNNRLRNFKLKVIGIATGDAVFWSSTIGDQSSITYLKNSIIIPFDKQYFYDEIIDFRMKSSYTIVSTKETKDLNKFITYFSNISYKGTILDYIEVNEFISQIYRVSKPSIVMTLIFSSLLCILSFIGFIGILISYITFRRREYGIRFALGSTSKELSRLVCGEISLSLIIANLISILIIIVVNSIMKIELKPLLIIKSIIPSFIISFTLVFITFLIYKYYILKKNIVDIIRGN